One window of Athalia rosae chromosome 2, iyAthRosa1.1, whole genome shotgun sequence genomic DNA carries:
- the LOC105683312 gene encoding myb-binding protein 1A — MWRLKSFLAIIKTNSSSFQTQIKMDTDDNHMAENNPPKVKHKMGSTVLDSFTKLANNKDNERVDGAISLLRHLLQPNSEGMDGKELQYAMSRLVRGMGTSRIAARKGFFTALTAFLTINSTNEVTRILQLLGTELRVVGSNSKSEEGDIYTGQILVCGALIHSKILLTSTLEEQQKVLTLLLTAGKKRSYLSCASYSFIMDLIEQLEEKDFKTIVWPILKEELAKPWAEQTLDTLRALLVISARYPAVVHGTFLKKFVGSEKVIDETSVTHISTLLLDLPMILSLQNPAYKLFSDRLASTEYVPIFWNTFDQLLATPTRNKLLVALQVATFVLSEIKDVTVVPTLMTPNFLQNVMRTVTVNKKNRNDEVVLKFNKFVELLVLTMKRDDVKPKTQVTVLKKLLLYPGDILIEKKTGVKVIQLLTTSLNAEGVKKLSKIYREITAVTKPKETSQFPEAWTNVERIYAAQMLTRLMNHSAITIEHDWRLEQLKFLFQLGICQAPAIGVELGALLKECFYRALDLKLSKLDDLRSILSSIVHYIDAEVISGQKLELRVPLDEAATNVWVEMMAQIKILESNPKIKQAAPIFHTMELHMGLQLFSEPEMAISSIKDLHSCYERIGKKKKQSSEDEPEWVEVVVDLMLSLLSRSSHLLRSIVGCVFPHICPMLTATSIHQILDVLNPKNSKSPLSYGKDEDSSSDESSGESHPEDEDEDHDETIDQDKEIIESSEEDISDSEPDDDPYEEDESVNDKLRMAVRQALGDAMAQTDDEDVDVDQIDEEEGQRLDNALASAFKVLRENRQSRKKKQGKSAQALTHFRVRVVDLLEIYLDTNPSLALVLDILLPLFALLEFSIKEQHQKPLENRIRSCLKKLSAVKKFSTIDEVTSDLLTSILNALIDKGSKSAPVYHEMADKLTECCTFLVRCSQQIDANDDCISDIYADILGTFFKKRDCVLPAMLFKSVLNLQWIGNWKLAPLLVEFAFDITVRPFRRNQALEFLDIFFHNNRLIQADASYTKIRRKVEKNISNKSVELLNELGQKTNSEATQGIKQKFVCLLLTLLYTIKHQRQPSACDWEAIGAAMMCYRSNNTLAKDAKTAYNRLASQLGIPVNVKSSSVQKKEGATENGQCVKSNGSADDVESPENESDEDSEVKTKLTKKEKKKKQKIKGKHKDKQLLKKEARELRMRAMSNGLDSVNFSTVPVHYVNDVNMELADTDLSQNGKDPTQGLSESSIKAQSGLKMSLKKRSSSESRNIPFNSSKKKKQV, encoded by the exons GAGGGAATGGATGGAAAAGAATTACAGTATGCAATGTCTAGATTAGTTCGAGGAATGGGAACTTCCAGGATAGCAGCTAGGAAAGGCTTTTTCACAGCATTAACGGCATTTTTAACAATTAATTCTACAAATGAAGTCACAAGGATTCTTCAACTTCTTGGAACTGAACTACGCGTTGTGGGAAGCAATTCCAAAAGT GAAGAAGGGGACATATACACAGGTCAAATTCTTGTGTGTGGTGCACTCATACactcaaaaattttattgaccAGTACATTagaagaacaacaaaaagTTTTGACTCTACTTCTAACTGCTGGCAAGAAGCGAAGCTACTTATCGTGCGCTTCTTACTCTTTTATTATGGACTTGATTGAACAGTTAGAAGAAAAGGATTTCAAAACTATTGTCTGGCCAATACTCAAAGAAGAATTAGCAAAACCCTGGGCTGAGCAAACTCTCGATACATTACGTGCACTCTTGGTAATCAGTGCAAGATATCCAGCTGTTGTGCATGgtacatttttgaaaaagtttgttGGTAGTGAAAAGGTTATTGATGAAACCTCTGTAACTCATATATCAACGTTATTACTG GACTTGCCAATGATATTGTCTTTGCAAAATCCGGCATACAAACTATTCAGTGATAGATTGGCTTCAACAGAGTATGTTCCAATTTTCTGGAATACTTTTGATCAACTTTTAGCTACACCAACTCGGAACAAATTGCTGGTTGCTCTTCAAGTAGCAACATTCGTACTTTCGGAAATAAAAGATGTTACAGTG GTTCCCACATTGATGACACCTAATTTCTTACAAAATGTCATGAGAACTGTAACAgttaataagaaaaatcgaaatgacgAAGTAGTCTTGAAATTCAATAAGTTTGTAGAACTTCTTGTCCTTACCATGAAACGGGACGACGTCAAGCCTAAAACCCAGGTTACAGTACTCAAAAAATTGCTACTATATCCTGGAGACATtttgattgagaaaaaaacgggaGTGAAAGTAATACAATTGTTGACTACAAGCTTGAATGCAGAAGGAGTTAAAAAACTGTCAAAAATATACAGAGAAATCACAGCAGTAACAAAACCTAAGGAGACATCACAGTTTCCTGAAGCTTGGACTAATGTGGAAAGAATATATGCTGCTCAAATGTTAACTAG GTTGATGAACCATTCTGCAATTACGATAGAACATGATTGGAGGCTAGAACAACTgaagtttttatttcaacttggGATATGTCAAGCGCCAGCAATCGGTGTCGAGTTAGgag CATTGTTAAAAGAATGTTTCTACCGAGCACTGGACCTGAAGCTATCTAAGCTTGATGATTTGAGAAGTATTTTAAGTTCCATAGTCCACTATATCGATGCCGAAGTGATTTCTGGTCAGAAACTAGAACTACGAGTGCCTCTTGATGAAGCAGCAACAAATGTTTGGGTAGAAATGATGGCACAGATTAAGATCTTAGAAAGCAATCCGAAAATTAAACAAGCAGCACCTATTTTCCATACGATGGAGCTACACATGGGATTACAACTGTTTTCTGAACCAGAAATGGCAATCAGCTCTATAAAAGACTTGCATAGCTGTTACgaaagaatcggaaaaaagaagaagcaaagTTCGGAAGACGAACCAGAATGGGTCGAAGTTGTCGTCGATCTAATGCTTTCCCTTCTTTCTCGAAGCAGTCATTTGCTGCGCTCAATAGTGGGCTGTGTTTTCCCACACATATGCCCTATGCTAACAGCAACTTCGATTCACCAGATATTAGAC gTACTAAATCCTAAAAACAGTAAAAGCCCACTGAGTTACGGAAAAGATGAAGATTCTTCGAGTGACGAATCTAGTGGTGAATCACACccagaagatgaagatgaagatcaTGATGAAACAATAGATCAAGATAAAGAAATTATAGAATCGAGTGAAGAGGATATCAGTGACTCTGAACCGGATGATGATCCATATGAAGAAGATGAGTCTGTCAATGATAAACTTAGAATGGCTGTGCGACAGGCATTGGGTGATGCCATGGCTCAAACGGATGATGAAGATGTAGATGTTGATCAAATTGACGAGGAAGAGGGTCAACGACTCGACAATGCACTGGCAAGTGCATTTAAAGTATTACGCGAAAATCGTCAAagtagaaagaagaaacaaggGAAAAGTGCTCAAGCTTTGACTCATTTCAGAGTCAGAGTAGTGGATCTCCTTGAAATCTACTTGGACACGAACCCATCATTGGCACTCGTATTGGACATTCTTCTTCCATTATTTGCACTATTAGAATTCTCTATTAAAGAACAACACCAAAAGCCATTAGAAAATAGAATTAGATCGTGCCTGAAGAAATTATCCGCCGTTAAAAAGTTTTCTACAATAGATGAGGTAACTAGTGACTTATTGACAAGTATACTCAACGCACTGATTGATAAAGGGTCAAAGTCAGCACCTGTCTATCACGAAATGGCTGATAAATTGACCGAATGCTGCACATTTTTGGTACGTTGTTCACAACAAATTGATGCCAATGATGATTGCATATCGGATATTTATGCAGATATTTTAGGGACATTTTTCAAGAAACGAGACTGTGTGCTTCCAGCAATGCTATTTAAATCTGTCTTGAACCTACAGTGGATCGGAAATTGGAAACTAGCCCCTTTACTTGTAGAGTTTGCTTTCGATATCACTGTCAGACCATTCAGGCGCAATCAAGCCTTGGAATTcttagatatattttttcataataacAGATTAATTCAGGCAGATGCGAGTTATACTAAAATTCgccgaaaagttgaaaaaaatataagtaatAAGAGTGTGGAACTTTTGAACGAACTTGGGCAGAAGACTAACAGCGAAGCCACACAGGGCatcaaacaaaaattcgtTTGTCTACTGCTAACTTTACTTTACACAATAAAACACCAACGTCAACCTAGTGCTTGTGATTGGGAAGCAATCGGGGCTGCAATGATGTGCTACAGATCAAACAACACATTAGCCAAAGATGCTAAGACTGCATACAACAGGCTTGCCAGTCAACTAGGAATACCGGTTAATGT aaaaagttCATCAGttcagaaaaaagaaggtgCAACAGAAAATGGTCAATGTGTGAAGAGTAATGGTTCAGCAGATGACGTTGAATCACCTGAGAATGAATCGGATGAAGATTCAGAGGTCAAAACCAAACTgactaaaaaagaaaaaaagaagaaacaaaaaattaaaggcaAACATAAAGATAAGCAGCTACTAAAGAAAGAAGCGCGTGAGCTCAGAATGAGAGCGATGTCCAACGGATTAGACTCAGTTAACTTTAGCACTGTACCGGTTCATTATGTCAATGATGTGAACATGGAATTGGCTGATACAGACTTATCCCAAAATGGTAAAGATCCTACTCAAGGTTTGTCTGAAAGTAGTATAAAAGCTCAATCTGGTCTAAAAATGTCTCTCAAAAAAAGATCATCCTCTGAATCCCGAAATATTCCTTTCAAttcgagtaaaaagaaaaaacaagtatAG